One genomic window of Candidatus Nitrospira inopinata includes the following:
- a CDS encoding PEP-CTERM sorting domain-containing protein: MKTTGKRGTVFGAIVGAVSILLLQAPAWALPIVFNLGYGGTVSYGGGTSAFTTTNGVVRSVGNGTTTLAITGGDLDFATGLYTGGASTGTGFQNMYAAGGSFSIYGNLGSGTQLLLAGTFAEASTFTCCAGAFPVYTSAFSGLLQVTSLNTDLAAALGFNLPATGASLAQVQIRFGAAPTQAGQAFSGIQGGGALAVTDSPSQGVPEPSVVLMLAMGMLGLVVWKRYVEGRSHV; encoded by the coding sequence ATGAAAACAACAGGAAAAAGGGGAACGGTTTTCGGTGCCATTGTAGGAGCGGTGAGCATTCTGCTGTTACAGGCGCCGGCCTGGGCGTTGCCGATAGTGTTTAACTTGGGCTATGGGGGGACGGTGTCCTATGGGGGCGGGACCAGCGCCTTTACCACGACCAACGGGGTGGTGCGGTCGGTGGGCAATGGGACCACGACCCTGGCGATCACGGGAGGCGATCTGGACTTTGCCACGGGGCTCTACACGGGCGGGGCGTCGACGGGGACCGGGTTTCAGAACATGTATGCCGCGGGGGGCTCGTTCAGCATTTATGGGAACCTGGGCAGCGGGACGCAATTATTATTAGCGGGGACGTTTGCGGAGGCCTCGACCTTTACCTGTTGTGCGGGGGCGTTTCCGGTGTACACGTCGGCGTTCAGTGGGTTATTGCAGGTGACATCGCTTAACACGGATTTAGCCGCGGCGTTGGGGTTTAATTTACCGGCGACGGGGGCGTCGTTGGCGCAGGTGCAGATTCGGTTTGGGGCGGCGCCGACGCAGGCGGGGCAGGCGTTTAGTGGGATTCAGGGGGGCGGGGCCTTAGCGGTGACGGACAGTCCGTCGCAGGGGGTGCCGGAGCCGAGCGTGGTGTTGATGCTAGCCATGGGGATGCTGGGACTGGTGGTGTGGAAACGGTATGTGGAGGGTAGATCACATGTCTAA
- the tenA gene encoding thiaminase II, with amino-acid sequence MSFSNHLRQLAGPIWHAQLRHPFVTGLGDGSLPERKFRYYILQDARFLGDLARVFSAAAQKAPDSDSALRFNKLAQDTIVVERSLHENYGTKWNMTAKRMASVPMAPTNYAYTRHLLSVAATGTAGEIIVAALPCAWIYCVVGQHLLQHGPPPKSHPYRDWLLLYASPEFAEVQRWMRKKVDQWAKTTSEEERSRMEQTFIISSRYEWMFWEMAWNEETWPV; translated from the coding sequence ATGTCCTTCTCAAACCACCTGCGACAACTGGCCGGGCCGATCTGGCACGCTCAACTTCGCCATCCCTTCGTAACCGGACTCGGAGACGGCTCCCTGCCCGAGCGGAAATTCCGCTATTACATCCTGCAAGATGCGCGGTTCCTGGGCGATCTCGCCCGAGTCTTTTCCGCCGCCGCGCAAAAGGCGCCGGATTCTGATTCGGCCTTGCGGTTTAACAAACTGGCCCAAGACACGATCGTCGTGGAACGGAGCCTGCACGAGAACTATGGCACCAAATGGAACATGACGGCCAAACGGATGGCGTCCGTGCCCATGGCTCCGACCAACTATGCCTACACCAGACACTTGCTGTCGGTGGCGGCGACTGGGACAGCGGGGGAAATCATCGTGGCCGCCCTGCCCTGCGCATGGATCTATTGTGTCGTGGGACAACATTTACTGCAGCATGGCCCGCCTCCCAAGAGCCATCCATACCGGGATTGGCTTCTGCTTTATGCCTCGCCGGAATTCGCCGAAGTGCAGCGGTGGATGCGGAAGAAAGTCGATCAGTGGGCGAAGACAACCAGCGAGGAAGAACGCAGCCGGATGGAACAGACATTCATCATCAGTTCGCGCTACGAGTGGATGTTTTGGGAGATGGCGTGGAACGAGGAAACATGGCCGGTCTAG
- the sthA gene encoding Si-specific NAD(P)(+) transhydrogenase: MAHYDLLVIGTGPAGQKAAIQAAKLNKKVGIIERKRVVGGVCINTGTIPSKALREAVLYLSGFRQRTIYGASYRLKKTITVEDLAFRSNHVIKNEIQVVQDQMARNGVDLFLGSASFVDPHRLRIDSDRGSFELTADFIVIAVGTEPARPSHVPFDGQTIIDTDGLLTMKRIPDSMVIVGGGVIGTEYASILATLGVAVTLVDKRPRLLEFVDAEIIEALQQQMNEIGVTLHHNEEVTEIKRKSRHSVEVVLRHHEPIQASTLMYAIGRVGATHSLNLEAVGLTADDRGRLAVNEHFQTAVPHIYAAGDVIGFPALASTSMQQGRRASCHAFGQPDHTDTSLLPYGIYTIPEISMVGRNEEEIRQAGIPYGIGIARYKEIARGQLIGDQRGMLKLLFHRHTRHLLGVHAIGEGSTELIHIGQAVMAFHGKIDYFIDTVFNYPTLAECYKVAALDGINRLPKPWFPYFL, encoded by the coding sequence ATGGCTCATTACGATTTGCTCGTCATTGGGACCGGGCCGGCCGGCCAAAAGGCTGCCATTCAGGCCGCCAAGCTTAACAAGAAGGTCGGCATCATCGAGCGAAAGAGAGTCGTAGGCGGCGTCTGCATCAATACCGGCACCATTCCCAGCAAAGCGCTGCGCGAAGCGGTGCTGTACCTGTCCGGCTTCCGTCAGCGAACGATCTACGGCGCTTCGTACCGATTGAAAAAGACGATCACGGTCGAGGATCTGGCCTTCCGCTCCAACCACGTCATCAAAAATGAAATTCAGGTGGTGCAGGATCAAATGGCCAGAAACGGCGTCGATCTATTTTTGGGATCGGCGAGCTTCGTCGATCCGCATCGGCTGCGGATCGACTCAGATCGGGGCTCGTTCGAGCTGACAGCGGATTTTATCGTCATCGCGGTGGGCACGGAACCGGCCAGGCCGTCACACGTTCCGTTCGACGGTCAGACCATCATCGATACGGACGGGCTGCTCACGATGAAACGGATCCCCGATTCGATGGTCATCGTGGGCGGCGGCGTGATCGGAACGGAATACGCTTCGATTCTCGCCACGCTGGGCGTCGCCGTCACCCTCGTCGATAAACGGCCGCGACTGCTGGAGTTCGTCGATGCGGAAATCATCGAAGCTCTTCAGCAACAAATGAACGAGATCGGTGTGACTTTGCATCACAACGAAGAGGTCACCGAGATTAAAAGAAAAAGCCGTCACTCCGTAGAGGTCGTCTTGCGCCACCATGAGCCGATCCAGGCCTCCACGTTGATGTACGCCATCGGACGTGTCGGCGCGACCCATTCGTTGAACCTGGAAGCCGTCGGACTGACAGCCGATGACCGTGGCCGCCTCGCGGTCAACGAACACTTTCAAACCGCGGTCCCTCACATTTACGCGGCTGGCGACGTGATTGGATTTCCGGCCCTGGCTTCCACTTCCATGCAACAGGGCCGCCGCGCGTCATGTCACGCCTTCGGCCAGCCGGATCACACCGACACGTCGTTGCTTCCCTACGGCATCTACACGATTCCCGAAATCTCCATGGTGGGGCGAAATGAAGAGGAGATCCGGCAGGCAGGAATTCCCTACGGAATCGGCATCGCACGCTACAAAGAAATCGCGCGCGGCCAACTGATCGGCGATCAACGCGGCATGCTGAAACTCTTGTTTCATCGCCATACCAGACACCTGTTGGGCGTCCACGCGATCGGCGAAGGATCGACCGAGTTGATTCACATCGGCCAAGCGGTGATGGCGTTTCACGGAAAAATCGATTATTTCATCGATACGGTCTTCAACTATCCAACGCTGGCCGAATGTTACAAAGTGGCAGCGCTGGACGGCATCAATCGGCTGCCGAAACCCTGGTTTCCCTATTTTCTGTAA
- the tpx gene encoding thiol peroxidase, which translates to MLTSARTILGVAMGFSFSLAGCTGVGELNGPGFTYKNIAVADGSATAGEGNKVLFKGGPLALSGTAVKTGDVLRDVNVTQTDLSPINIARTKGEGKVRIISVVPSLDTPVCEQQTHYLSEKNNGLDRMIELITVSIDTPFAQKRFAQEAKIDNVTFLSDYRGAEFGKAYGLLVKDLHILARAVMVVDKDNTVRYLQVTPELTHLPDMEKAFQVARSLISAS; encoded by the coding sequence ATGCTGACATCTGCGCGCACGATACTTGGAGTGGCGATGGGTTTTTCTTTCAGCCTGGCCGGTTGCACCGGCGTGGGAGAGCTGAACGGACCCGGCTTCACCTATAAAAACATCGCCGTCGCCGACGGCAGCGCCACGGCCGGAGAGGGGAACAAGGTGCTGTTCAAGGGAGGCCCTCTCGCGCTTTCTGGAACGGCAGTTAAGACAGGCGATGTGCTGCGCGATGTGAACGTGACCCAAACCGATCTGTCACCGATCAACATCGCGCGCACCAAGGGCGAAGGGAAAGTTCGAATCATCAGTGTGGTTCCTTCGCTCGACACGCCCGTCTGCGAACAGCAAACCCACTATCTCAGCGAAAAAAACAACGGCCTGGACAGGATGATCGAGCTGATCACGGTCAGTATCGATACGCCCTTTGCTCAAAAACGATTCGCCCAAGAAGCGAAAATCGACAACGTCACGTTCCTGTCCGACTATCGTGGGGCCGAATTCGGCAAAGCATACGGCCTCTTGGTGAAAGATCTGCACATTTTGGCCAGGGCCGTGATGGTCGTGGACAAGGACAACACCGTTCGTTACCTGCAAGTCACGCCGGAACTGACCCATCTGCCGGACATGGAAAAAGCATTCCAAGTGGCGCGTTCTTTGATTTCAGCCAGTTAG
- a CDS encoding alpha/beta fold hydrolase, translated as MLLLVAACTSQSSIPPHFDAFERIPIHIATIDDQRIAYLDVGTGPPLFLIHGFGGSMWQWEHQQRELARHFRVITPDLPGFGLSDKPDIEYRPDQLVGFFTRFMDALHIPRATLIGNSMGAGLAMAVALDHPERVDKLVLIGGLPRDIRAKLTSPIVKRTIDTRTPSWLISLGNRLFGGWMVTSVLEELVYDRSLITPAVLERSNRNRRLPGIIKPMLAMKQTLGLWESGYALRLDAIRHPTLIIWGEEDRVFPSSVGHELHRLIEGSQLQTIPFAGHIPQWERPDLVNRLLIAYIHP; from the coding sequence TTGCTCCTACTCGTCGCCGCCTGCACTTCCCAGTCTTCCATTCCGCCTCACTTCGACGCGTTCGAACGAATCCCGATCCACATCGCCACCATTGACGACCAGCGAATCGCATACCTGGACGTGGGAACCGGTCCTCCCCTTTTCCTCATCCACGGATTCGGCGGGTCCATGTGGCAATGGGAGCATCAGCAACGGGAGCTGGCGCGGCACTTCCGCGTCATTACCCCGGACTTGCCCGGTTTTGGTTTATCCGACAAGCCGGATATCGAGTACCGTCCTGATCAGCTCGTGGGTTTTTTTACCCGCTTCATGGACGCCCTGCACATCCCCCGCGCGACCCTGATCGGCAACTCCATGGGCGCCGGCTTGGCCATGGCGGTGGCCCTCGACCATCCGGAACGAGTGGATAAGCTCGTGTTGATCGGCGGGTTACCGAGGGATATTCGAGCAAAACTGACCAGCCCCATCGTCAAGCGGACGATCGACACGCGCACGCCTTCGTGGCTGATCTCTCTTGGCAACCGTCTCTTCGGCGGTTGGATGGTCACATCCGTTCTGGAGGAACTGGTGTACGATCGGTCTCTCATCACCCCCGCCGTCCTTGAACGATCCAATCGCAATCGCCGTCTCCCCGGCATCATCAAGCCGATGCTCGCCATGAAACAGACGCTCGGTCTCTGGGAATCCGGCTACGCCTTGCGCCTCGATGCGATCCGACACCCGACTCTCATCATCTGGGGAGAAGAGGACCGCGTCTTCCCCTCCTCGGTCGGTCACGAACTCCATCGTCTCATCGAAGGGTCTCAGCTTCAGACCATCCCCTTTGCGGGTCACATTCCTCAATGGGAACGGCCGGATCTGGTCAACCGCTTGCTCATCGCGTATATTCATCCCTGA
- the oadA gene encoding sodium-extruding oxaloacetate decarboxylase subunit alpha: MATTRSSGKKQRATTRSTAPNVTRSKPTALRRDESIIQPAPGKRLLITDVALRDGHQCLLATRMRTEDMLPIAQKLDSVGFWSLEVWGGATFDACLRYLKEDPWERLRALRAAMPNTKLQMLLRGQNLVGYRHYADDVLERFIERSAANGIDVFRIFDALNDVRNLERAVREVRACGKHVEAAISYTVSPVHSLDRFVDLAKRLEDLGTDTLCVKDMAGLLSPFDAYHLIRRLKAAVSVPIHLHSHDTAGMGAMSALMAVLAGLDILDTAMSPLSGGASHPPTESVVAALQRTPYDTGLDLTDLQPIADHFRVVRRKYRQFESDFTGVDAAILTSQIPGGMLSNLAAQLAEQQALDRMKEVLDEVPRVRKEMGYPPLVTPASQIIGTQATLNVLTGERYKVITTETKNYFLGLYGRAPGPVDNEVMARAIGDEEPIKTRPADRLEPEMEAIKRELPDHSLEDQLSFALFPAIAREFFEARKKGELTPSPLEAASPKAPAVAHELHLAPVEFNVTVHGETYHVKVSGSGRKVDGRKPYYIRVNDRLEEVSLEPIQEVFAGVPETHEADKTTKAKRPRPSQPGDVAPPMPGRVVKILVSVNDRVKAGDSLLVIEAMKMESRVPAPIDGTVTAIFVAEGENVKPDETVIQLQ, translated from the coding sequence ATGGCAACCACACGATCCTCAGGAAAAAAACAGCGGGCGACCACTCGATCGACCGCGCCCAACGTCACACGATCGAAACCGACCGCCTTGCGGCGGGATGAATCGATCATCCAACCCGCGCCGGGAAAACGTCTCTTGATCACCGACGTCGCGTTGCGCGACGGGCACCAGTGCCTGCTGGCCACCCGCATGAGGACCGAGGACATGTTGCCGATCGCCCAGAAACTCGACTCCGTGGGGTTCTGGTCCTTGGAAGTGTGGGGCGGCGCGACTTTCGACGCCTGTCTTCGATACTTGAAAGAAGACCCCTGGGAGCGGCTCCGCGCCCTCCGCGCGGCCATGCCGAACACCAAGCTGCAAATGTTGCTCCGCGGTCAAAACTTGGTCGGCTACCGCCATTACGCCGACGACGTCCTGGAGCGATTCATCGAACGGTCGGCGGCCAATGGGATCGACGTCTTCCGTATTTTCGACGCGCTGAACGACGTCCGCAACCTCGAGCGGGCGGTGCGGGAAGTGCGGGCCTGCGGCAAACACGTCGAGGCCGCCATCAGCTACACGGTCAGCCCCGTGCATAGTCTCGACCGATTCGTGGACCTGGCCAAACGGTTGGAGGATCTGGGCACCGATACGCTCTGTGTCAAAGACATGGCCGGGCTCTTGTCCCCGTTTGACGCGTATCACCTGATCCGCCGGCTCAAGGCAGCCGTCTCGGTCCCGATTCATCTCCACTCCCACGACACGGCCGGCATGGGCGCGATGTCCGCGCTGATGGCGGTGCTGGCCGGCCTCGATATCCTGGACACCGCCATGTCGCCTCTCTCCGGCGGCGCGTCGCACCCGCCCACCGAATCCGTCGTCGCCGCGCTGCAGCGGACTCCCTATGACACCGGCCTCGATCTGACCGATCTCCAGCCCATTGCGGACCACTTCCGCGTCGTCCGGCGCAAGTATCGGCAATTCGAGAGCGACTTCACCGGAGTCGACGCGGCGATCCTGACGTCACAAATTCCCGGCGGCATGCTGTCGAACCTGGCCGCGCAACTGGCCGAACAACAGGCGCTCGACCGGATGAAAGAAGTGCTCGACGAAGTGCCCCGTGTCAGAAAAGAGATGGGCTATCCGCCGCTCGTCACGCCGGCCAGCCAGATTATCGGCACACAGGCCACGTTAAACGTCCTGACCGGCGAGCGGTACAAAGTGATCACGACCGAAACCAAGAATTACTTTCTCGGATTGTACGGACGGGCGCCCGGGCCGGTCGACAACGAAGTCATGGCGCGCGCCATCGGAGACGAAGAGCCGATCAAAACCAGACCGGCAGACCGGCTCGAGCCGGAGATGGAAGCGATCAAGAGAGAACTGCCGGATCACTCCCTGGAAGATCAACTCTCCTTCGCCCTCTTTCCCGCCATCGCGCGGGAGTTTTTCGAGGCGCGCAAGAAAGGCGAACTGACGCCTTCCCCGCTTGAAGCCGCGTCTCCCAAGGCCCCGGCCGTGGCCCACGAACTGCATCTGGCGCCGGTCGAGTTCAACGTCACCGTGCACGGTGAGACCTATCACGTCAAGGTATCCGGATCGGGCCGGAAGGTGGACGGGCGAAAGCCCTATTACATCCGCGTCAACGATCGGTTGGAAGAAGTGTCGCTCGAACCGATCCAGGAAGTCTTCGCCGGCGTGCCGGAGACTCATGAAGCCGACAAAACCACCAAGGCGAAGCGACCGCGACCGTCACAACCCGGCGACGTGGCGCCGCCTATGCCGGGCCGGGTCGTCAAAATCCTGGTGTCGGTCAATGATCGCGTCAAGGCCGGCGATTCCCTGCTGGTGATCGAGGCGATGAAGATGGAAAGCCGCGTCCCGGCGCCGATCGATGGAACCGTGACGGCGATTTTTGTGGCGGAGGGAGAAAACGTGAAGCCGGATGAAACCGTCATCCAGTTGCAATAA
- the accC gene encoding acetyl-CoA carboxylase biotin carboxylase subunit, protein MFKKILIANRGEIAMRIIRACRELNIATAAIYSEADSTGIYVKKADEAYVVGPGPVKGFLDGRQIVDLAVRIGADAIHPGYGFLSENAEFAELCQASGVTFIGPSPYAITMMGSKVKAREIAQAAGVPIVPGTNGAITDVKDALTFAKQVGYPLMIKASAGGGGRGLRVVRSDAELRENMETASREAQASFGDGSVFIEKYIERPHHIEFQILGDRHGHIIHLGERDCSIQRRHQKLIEIAPSLILTPALREEMGRAAIAIARAVDYDNAGTVEFLLDQEGRFYFIEMNPRLQVEHTVTEQITAIDIVRHQISIAAGLPLDLQQKDIVLQGHAIQCRINAEDPKNNFMPCTGTVTAYLSPGGIGVRIDGAVYKDYTVPPYYDALLAKLTVRGRTWEEAVSRMRRSLEEYVLRGVKTTIPFMEAIMQEPDFMAGRFDTSYLETHPELYSYHEFQQPEDLVLAISAAIAAYEGL, encoded by the coding sequence ATGTTTAAGAAGATCTTGATCGCCAATCGCGGCGAAATCGCCATGCGCATCATCCGGGCCTGCCGCGAGCTGAACATCGCCACGGCCGCCATCTATTCGGAGGCCGACTCAACCGGCATTTACGTCAAAAAAGCCGACGAGGCCTATGTGGTCGGCCCCGGACCGGTCAAGGGGTTTTTGGACGGTCGACAAATCGTGGATCTCGCCGTCCGCATCGGCGCCGACGCCATTCATCCCGGCTACGGATTTCTCTCTGAAAACGCGGAGTTTGCCGAGCTCTGCCAGGCTTCCGGCGTCACCTTTATCGGTCCCTCTCCCTATGCCATCACCATGATGGGCAGTAAGGTCAAGGCTCGTGAAATCGCGCAGGCAGCCGGCGTGCCGATCGTCCCGGGCACGAACGGCGCCATTACCGACGTCAAAGACGCGCTGACCTTTGCCAAGCAGGTCGGTTATCCGCTCATGATCAAAGCGAGCGCGGGCGGAGGAGGACGGGGGCTCCGCGTCGTGCGATCCGACGCGGAGCTTCGTGAAAACATGGAGACCGCGTCGCGGGAAGCCCAAGCCTCATTCGGCGACGGCAGCGTGTTCATCGAGAAATACATCGAGCGCCCTCACCACATCGAATTCCAAATCCTGGGAGACCGCCACGGCCATATCATTCATCTGGGCGAACGCGATTGCTCGATTCAACGCCGGCATCAAAAATTGATCGAGATCGCGCCGTCATTGATCTTGACGCCGGCTCTGCGGGAAGAGATGGGCCGTGCGGCGATCGCCATCGCTCGGGCGGTGGACTACGACAACGCAGGAACCGTGGAATTCTTGCTTGATCAGGAGGGCCGGTTCTACTTCATCGAGATGAATCCCAGGCTTCAAGTCGAACATACGGTCACGGAACAGATCACCGCCATCGACATTGTCCGTCATCAGATCTCGATCGCGGCGGGCCTCCCGCTTGATCTGCAACAAAAAGACATCGTGCTCCAGGGCCATGCGATCCAGTGCCGGATCAATGCGGAAGACCCCAAAAACAATTTCATGCCCTGCACCGGAACCGTCACGGCTTATCTCTCGCCGGGGGGGATCGGGGTCCGGATCGACGGCGCCGTCTATAAAGACTATACGGTCCCTCCTTACTACGACGCCCTGCTGGCCAAACTGACGGTGCGCGGCCGCACATGGGAAGAAGCCGTGAGCCGCATGCGCCGCTCGCTTGAAGAATATGTCCTGCGCGGAGTAAAAACGACCATTCCTTTTATGGAAGCCATCATGCAGGAGCCTGATTTCATGGCCGGACGCTTCGACACGTCGTACTTGGAAACTCACCCGGAGCTGTACTCGTACCATGAGTTTCAGCAACCGGAAGATTTGGTTTTGGCGATCTCCGCCGCCATCGCAGCCTATGAGGGGTTGTAA
- a CDS encoding IPT/TIG domain-containing protein, protein MRLQLPSRIIIVSLLLLTPPLSRTVYAEEGAVVEGSGFTLYDMKSIEGSDERTIQQDPVCDRSKRPKILSVEPDEAKPGEKVTIKGENFGTKECFHGVAFSAAGAATIDYTFINDTTIEATVPNVPAGMSFIDIVAGGGNARSKAFLVQPK, encoded by the coding sequence ATGCGCCTTCAGCTCCCCTCTCGGATCATAATCGTCTCTTTATTGCTTCTTACGCCGCCGCTTTCCCGTACGGTCTACGCCGAAGAGGGAGCCGTGGTCGAAGGATCGGGTTTTACACTGTACGATATGAAATCGATCGAGGGGTCGGACGAGCGCACAATTCAGCAAGACCCGGTCTGCGATCGCAGCAAACGGCCCAAGATTCTCTCCGTAGAGCCTGACGAGGCCAAACCGGGCGAGAAAGTCACGATCAAGGGGGAAAATTTCGGAACCAAGGAATGTTTTCACGGCGTCGCGTTCAGCGCCGCCGGCGCGGCGACGATCGACTACACCTTCATCAACGACACGACCATTGAGGCCACGGTGCCCAACGTTCCGGCCGGCATGTCCTTCATCGACATTGTGGCGGGAGGAGGCAACGCCCGGTCGAAAGCCTTTTTAGTTCAACCCAAGTAA
- a CDS encoding substrate-binding domain-containing protein yields the protein MNVARAVVTALALLSMLATGPVLAFEPAGNLIIVGNGPEQTVMEALARAFEKAHPRAYIDVLWDTQLNPPEMVKRGQAHIAVSASAHPDLASTQIGWDGIGILVHLSNFTKELTKQQVALIFTGAVKEWSEVGGPETRISLIDRPRSQNIRDAFESQLEIVGKISDTAKTIDSDDLVVKTVAGTLPPLSAVAYISLSSGLSAVSSGVAVRLMPIDKVEPEAPTVRDGRYGLRRPLLLLSKPQPDPLVQAFITFARSAPGQAIVGNEYISLQSE from the coding sequence ATGAACGTCGCGAGAGCCGTTGTCACCGCCTTGGCGCTGCTCTCGATGTTGGCGACAGGCCCAGTCCTGGCGTTCGAGCCTGCGGGAAACCTTATTATCGTCGGAAACGGCCCGGAACAAACCGTCATGGAGGCCCTCGCTCGCGCTTTTGAAAAGGCGCACCCGAGGGCCTACATCGACGTGCTGTGGGATACCCAATTGAATCCTCCTGAGATGGTCAAACGCGGTCAAGCCCATATCGCCGTCTCGGCTTCAGCCCATCCGGACCTGGCCTCCACGCAAATCGGATGGGACGGGATCGGCATCTTGGTTCACCTGTCCAACTTCACCAAAGAACTCACAAAGCAGCAGGTTGCTCTCATCTTTACTGGAGCCGTCAAGGAATGGTCCGAGGTGGGAGGACCCGAGACCAGGATTTCGCTGATCGATCGCCCGCGCAGTCAAAACATTCGCGACGCCTTCGAATCGCAATTGGAGATCGTCGGAAAAATTTCCGATACCGCCAAGACGATCGACTCCGATGACCTGGTCGTGAAAACCGTCGCGGGCACGCTGCCGCCATTGTCAGCCGTCGCCTATATTTCTTTGAGTTCCGGTCTGTCGGCGGTTTCAAGCGGCGTCGCCGTTCGCTTGATGCCCATCGATAAAGTCGAACCCGAGGCACCGACCGTGCGAGACGGCCGCTACGGCCTCCGTCGCCCCTTGTTGCTGCTATCCAAGCCGCAACCTGATCCGTTGGTCCAAGCCTTCATAACGTTCGCCCGCTCGGCTCCCGGTCAGGCGATCGTCGGGAACGAGTATATTTCGTTACAGAGCGAATAA
- a CDS encoding FmdB family zinc ribbon protein encodes MPLYEYRCEACSTHFEAAQSVHDRIEDTECPSCHARQATRLLSSFSSKIVGTHKPGFVEMKAAAMNQERMERFAKLPPLDVKRNMPRPNAYCGWESATESDPSTEP; translated from the coding sequence ATGCCACTGTATGAATACCGTTGCGAAGCGTGCTCGACACATTTTGAAGCCGCCCAATCGGTTCATGACCGCATCGAGGACACCGAGTGCCCCTCGTGTCACGCCAGGCAGGCCACCCGGCTGCTTTCTTCTTTTTCATCGAAAATCGTCGGAACTCACAAGCCCGGCTTCGTCGAAATGAAAGCCGCCGCCATGAATCAAGAGCGGATGGAGCGGTTCGCCAAACTGCCGCCCTTGGACGTAAAACGCAACATGCCTCGGCCGAATGCCTATTGCGGATGGGAGTCCGCCACGGAATCGGACCCCTCTACTGAACCATAA
- a CDS encoding DMT family transporter yields MPRLVLLLTTLIWGATFPATKAALDQIPPLSFLCLRFLLGTVLIVIWFAAVNRRLVREKPVVAASAVATLFLFFGYVLQTVGLRYTSASNSAFLTVLYVIFVPLFLRRFGGRVLLAATVAVAGLWLLVKPSADVNVGDLLTIGCAAAFAGHIICLERFTRLFDAPSLLAWQMIAVTALFVPIAWWEHASPGAFAPTTVLLIGLGVTGVLATGAFAVQMWVQQLVPAQQVALIFASEPVYAAWLSWYFLGETLDLQGWIGSALILLAVLTGAFASQSPPAAPLVADSGSERTV; encoded by the coding sequence ATGCCTCGTCTCGTCTTGCTCCTGACGACTCTGATTTGGGGAGCCACCTTTCCGGCCACGAAGGCGGCTCTCGATCAAATTCCCCCGCTCTCATTTTTATGCCTGAGATTTTTATTGGGGACCGTCCTGATCGTCATATGGTTCGCGGCGGTGAACCGGCGGCTTGTACGTGAAAAGCCGGTGGTCGCCGCCAGCGCCGTGGCGACGCTGTTCCTCTTTTTCGGCTACGTGTTGCAGACCGTCGGGCTTCGGTACACCAGCGCCTCCAATTCCGCCTTTTTGACGGTGCTCTACGTGATATTCGTGCCGCTCTTTTTGAGGCGATTCGGAGGGCGGGTCCTGCTCGCGGCGACGGTGGCCGTGGCCGGGCTGTGGTTGTTGGTGAAGCCCAGCGCCGACGTGAACGTCGGCGATCTGTTGACGATCGGCTGCGCGGCGGCTTTTGCAGGCCATATCATTTGTCTTGAGCGATTCACCCGTCTTTTCGATGCTCCGTCGCTTCTGGCCTGGCAGATGATCGCCGTCACGGCGTTGTTTGTTCCCATTGCATGGTGGGAACATGCGTCGCCGGGAGCCTTTGCGCCGACGACGGTCTTGTTGATCGGGCTGGGGGTCACGGGCGTCTTGGCCACCGGAGCCTTTGCCGTGCAGATGTGGGTTCAGCAGCTCGTTCCCGCTCAACAAGTGGCCTTGATCTTCGCTTCCGAACCGGTGTATGCCGCGTGGCTCTCATGGTATTTTCTCGGCGAAACGTTGGATCTGCAAGGATGGATCGGCAGCGCGCTCATTTTGCTCGCGGTGCTGACGGGCGCCTTTGCAAGCCAATCTCCCCCCGCCGCTCCACTCGTAGCCGACTCAGGATCGGAGCGCACGGTGTAA